A DNA window from Mobula birostris isolate sMobBir1 chromosome 3, sMobBir1.hap1, whole genome shotgun sequence contains the following coding sequences:
- the LOC140195668 gene encoding general transcription factor IIE subunit 1-like, protein MGDQKMVTEIPAALKRLAKYIVRGFYGLEYSLTLDVLVRYPCVKEAELQQLLKFEKKQLRAVLNTLKADRFIKSRIRVETSPDGKSSRHNYYHINYKLLVDMVKYKLDIMRRKIETDERDSTTRSSFKCPICFSTFSDLEVNHLFDPCTGNFNCTYCHTEVEEDGTAIPKRDARTLLATFNEQLEPIYALLQEAEDIALPQELLEPQPSEIPELAVGQGQKMQCPASYAHPERWSNKTICRDLYEQNIMVNAQEFEAKTKKQPIKPQPIWLTTSTVERTGLDVAECSIEHAKNLLQNTERETLNCEVIKTLMIHEKRQPTGATFTSNQTEPDSDTSESGEEFKNRKQATKREILKDESELEKPMVMVAGKPYLYSEVSQQPELVSLMTEEEREKYISTCQEMFHLMYD, encoded by the exons ATGGGAGACCAAAAAATGGTAACTGAAATTCCTGCAGCTTTAAAGCGCTTGGCAAAATACATTGTGCGTGGATTCTACGGGCTGGAATATTCCCTCACCCTAGATGTTCTTGTTCGATATCCTTGTGTGAAGGAGGCTGAGTTGCAACAACTACTAAAGTTTGAGAAGAAGCAACTCCGAGCTGTTCTCAACACACTGAAAGCTGACAGGTTTATTAAGAGTCGAATTAGAGTTGAAACCAGTCCTGATGGGAAAAGTTCCCGACACAATTATTATCACATCAACTACAAGCTGCTAGTGGATATGGTAAAATACAAGTTGGACATTATGCGCAGAAAAATTGAAACTGATGAAAGAGATTCCACAACAAGATCTTCTTTTAAATGTCCAATTTGCTTCAGTACGTTTAGTGATTTGGAAGTCAATCACTTGTTTGATCCTTGCACAG GAAATTTTAACTGCACTTACTGTCACACTGAAGTAGAAGAAGATGGCACTGCAATACCGAAACGGGATGCTCGAACTCTTTTGGCAACATTTAATGAGCAGCTTGAACCAATTTATGCACTTTTACAAGAAGCTGAAGATATCGCTCTTCCACAGGAGCTCCTGGAACCACAACCAAGTGAGATTCCAGAACTGGCAGTTGG TCAGGGACAAAAAATGCAATGTCCTGCAAGTTATGCACATCCAGAAAGATGGTCAAATAAAACAATTTGCAGGGACCTCTATGAACAAAACATTATGGTGaatgcccaggaatttgaagcaaaAACCAAGAAGCAACCCATTAAACCGCAACCCATCTGGTTGACCACAAGCACTGTTGAAAGAACTGGTTTGGATGTGGCAGAATGTTCAATTG AACATGCCAAAAATCTTCTTCAaaatacagagagagagactctCAATTGTGAAGTAATAAAAACACTTATGATTCATGAGAAAAGACAACCAACTGGAGCAACCTTCACTTCCAATCAGACTGAACCAGACAGTGATACTAGTGAATCTGGAGAAGAGTTCAAGAACAGAAAACAAGCTACAAAACGAGAAATTCTGAAAGATGAATCTGAGTTGGAGAAACCCATGGTTATGGTTGCTGGAAAACCATATCTCTATAGTGAAGTTAGTCAACAGCCTGAATTGGTATCTTTGATGACTGAAGAAGAGAGGGAGAAGTACATTTCTACTTGCCAAGAAATGTTCCATTTAATGTATGATTAA